The genome window TAACCTGCCTGAATCGTTTGAAGAAACCCGGTTGGTTTACATGACCGCGTGCCTGCTTAAGTTCTACCAGCAGCTTCGGATCTACGAAGAAAAGGCTGGGGATTTTGAGCCGTTTAACATGGAGAAACCTTTGTGGGTCTTTGTCGGCAGTACTGTGTCCTCCGGAAAAATGAGCAAGGATGAGCAGATTGTGGCTACTGACGTAGCTATGATCATCCAGTTTATTGCCGACTTTCTGGACAACCGCCATGCCGCTATACGCAGGATAGGCGAGATTTTGACCGGCAGGGGACAGGATACCGGATTGCTGGACAAGGACGGTAACGATATTTTCGCCGGGGCATTCAGCTATCTGGTCAGGGCGGCCGGAACTTCCAGCTTCGGAAATCAGGAAAATCAGGAGCAGGGGGATCTTGCCAGAAAACTCTATCGGGATATCCTTTCCCGCCTGTTTAACAATCCTGCCGGCGGAAACCTTTCGCTGGATCGTATCAAGGGCGAGTCAGGTGAAGTGGCGCTGCGGGTTGGAACATCGGGGATTCCTTTCGGCCTGATTAATGTCGGCGACGCCAAAAGTCTGTGTGATCATGTGGCTGAAGTTGGCGTTCAAAACGGCATTCGTCTGATCGTGGAGGACAGTGATTTTAACGAAGCCACGTTCGCGTCAGTGAAGGCTTCAACTTCGCCGATCAATCTGCTGATCGGCTCGAAAAAATTCGTAGAAGGCTGGGATTGCTGGCGGGTCAGTACGATGGGCCTGATGCATGTCGGACGCTCTGAAGGTTCCCAAATTATCCAGTTGTTTGGGCGTGGTGTCCGCCTGAAGGGTTATGAGTGGAGCCTCAAGCGCAGCGGCCATTCTCACGCTCCGTTCCGCCCGGCATTCATTGAAGAGCTTGAGACGCTGAATGTGTTCGGCATTGAAGCGGATTTTATGGAGAAGTTTCGCGAATTTCTGAAGGAGGAAGGCCTTCCGGGCAACGAACGCCGTAAGATCATTACCATACCGCTGAACGTTACTTATGACTTCGGGAAGAAACTCAAGATTCTGCGCCCAAAACGTAAGGCTTCCGACGGCAGGGAATATGATTTCAAAAGGGACGCCCCGGTCCCGACTGTTGGCGACCTCCCGGATTATCTGACGCATAACACCATCGTTGCAGACTGGTATCCGCGCATTCAGGCGGTGAGGTCTCGCGGGACAGCACGAGCAACCCAGAAAGACAAGGTCTCGTTTCGCGAACAGCATCTGGCACTGTTGGATTATGACGCGCTCTTTTTTGAACTGGAGCAGTTTAAACGCGAGCGGAGCTGGTACAACATAAATATCTCTAAGGATGGTATCTATCGTTTGCTTAAAGATACGAACTGGTACACGCTTTATCTGCCGGAAGCCAGGTTGAATCCCACAAGCTTTGACGGCGTGCTGCTTCTGCAGCAGGTAGCGGCTGAGCTGTTGAAGCGTTATTGTGAACATTATTACAACTACCGCAAGCGCGAATACATAGAACCTCGTCTTGAGCTGCGGGACCTGCGGCCGGATGATGATAATGTGCCGCAGGAGGAGTTTTATCAATTAATTGTAGATGGTGATGAGGAGCAGGTCATCCTGGGTATTCAGCAAATCAGTAAAGACCTGGAAGAGAAAAAGGATGATCTCCTGAAGGTCGGTGATTTGAAAGCCTGCAACTTCGGAAAGCATCTTTTTCAGCCATTGTTCCATGTCCGGCCTGGAGGAAAGATTACCGTTCTTCCGGTGGCGCTCAATGAAAGCGAGTATCAGTTCGTTACTGATCTGAAGACCT of Bacteroidota bacterium contains these proteins:
- a CDS encoding restriction endonuclease subunit R — its product is NLPESFEETRLVYMTACLLKFYQQLRIYEEKAGDFEPFNMEKPLWVFVGSTVSSGKMSKDEQIVATDVAMIIQFIADFLDNRHAAIRRIGEILTGRGQDTGLLDKDGNDIFAGAFSYLVRAAGTSSFGNQENQEQGDLARKLYRDILSRLFNNPAGGNLSLDRIKGESGEVALRVGTSGIPFGLINVGDAKSLCDHVAEVGVQNGIRLIVEDSDFNEATFASVKASTSPINLLIGSKKFVEGWDCWRVSTMGLMHVGRSEGSQIIQLFGRGVRLKGYEWSLKRSGHSHAPFRPAFIEELETLNVFGIEADFMEKFREFLKEEGLPGNERRKIITIPLNVTYDFGKKLKILRPKRKASDGREYDFKRDAPVPTVGDLPDYLTHNTIVADWYPRIQAVRSRGTARATQKDKVSFREQHLALLDYDALFFELEQFKRERSWYNINISKDGIYRLLKDTNWYTLYLPEARLNPTSFDGVLLLQQVAAELLKRYCEHYYNYRKREYIEPRLELRDLRPDDDNVPQEEFYQLIVDGDEEQVILGIQQISKDLEEKKDDLLKVGDLKACNFGKHLFQPLFHVRPGGKITVLPVALNESEYQFVTDLKTWCDDNKEALEKDGMELFLLRNLSRGKGVGFFEAGNFHPDFILWMLVGGRQHITFIEPHGLLHEGPASEKILFH